The Streptomyces sp. Je 1-332 genome has a window encoding:
- a CDS encoding thioredoxin domain-containing protein translates to MSKRNSQAAKSAARERIRAQQEAERKRQKRKRSMIVGVSVVAVLAIAAGVGYAVMQANKPGHWEAAKDEKLVKPANSAGTDGTTVVIGKDSAKKTLKVYEDPRCPVCASFEQAVGPTVEKDVKDGKYKIQFIGASFLDRNLTGEGSKNALSAMGAALNVSDQAFLDYKKALFSKENHPSETEDKFKDDAFLTKIANDVPELKKSKTFAKDVKDGTYDRWALEMSKKFDDNKDGVDGTPSFVMDGKKLTGPDKKNAPSTVEDYKTAIDAALKG, encoded by the coding sequence ATGAGCAAGCGCAACAGCCAGGCGGCCAAGTCGGCGGCCCGCGAGCGGATCCGCGCCCAGCAGGAAGCCGAGCGCAAGCGCCAGAAGCGGAAGCGGTCGATGATCGTCGGCGTCTCCGTCGTCGCGGTCCTGGCGATCGCGGCCGGCGTCGGCTACGCCGTCATGCAGGCCAACAAGCCCGGCCACTGGGAAGCCGCCAAGGACGAGAAGCTGGTCAAGCCGGCCAACTCCGCGGGCACGGACGGCACGACCGTCGTCATCGGCAAGGACAGCGCCAAGAAGACCCTGAAGGTCTACGAGGACCCGCGCTGCCCGGTCTGCGCCAGCTTCGAGCAGGCGGTCGGCCCGACGGTCGAGAAGGACGTGAAGGACGGCAAGTACAAGATCCAGTTCATCGGCGCCTCGTTCCTCGACCGCAACCTCACGGGTGAGGGCTCCAAGAACGCGCTCAGCGCGATGGGTGCCGCCCTGAACGTGAGCGACCAGGCCTTCCTCGACTACAAGAAGGCGCTGTTCTCCAAGGAGAACCACCCCTCCGAGACGGAGGACAAGTTCAAGGACGACGCGTTCCTCACCAAGATCGCGAACGACGTCCCCGAGCTCAAGAAGAGCAAGACCTTCGCGAAGGACGTCAAGGACGGCACGTACGACCGCTGGGCCCTGGAGATGTCGAAGAAGTTCGACGACAACAAGGACGGCGTCGACGGCACGCCCTCCTTCGTCATGGACGGCAAGAAGCTGACCGGCCCCGACAAGAAGAACGCTCCGTCGACGGTCGAGGACTACAAGACGGCCATCGACGCGGCCCTCAAGGGCTGA